Sequence from the Chitinophagales bacterium genome:
CAGCCATCCCGGATGGTTTTTTGTGTGAACATGCCGAAAGCATATAAGCCGAGTAACGGTCCGTAAGTATAGCCGGCGATGGTAAGAATAGTGCTGATGACAGAGCTGCTGTTATGTGACTTGAAGTAGAGGATGCATAACAGGAAGATGACGGCGAATGACAGGTGTACAGTGTAACGCACCCTGGTTTTCTTTTTTTCATCCCAATCATTTCTGTCGCGTAATCCTAAAATATCAATACAGAAAGCACTGGTAAGCGCAGTGAGTGCACCGTCGGCACTCGGATATAAGGCGGAGATTAAACCAATGAGAAAAATCAGGCCGGCCACTTCGCCGAGCTGGTTGAGGGCAACAGCAGGAAAGAGCTGATCGGTTTGTGCCGGAATGGCAAACCCGGTTTTTTCTGCAAACACAAACAACACGGCGCCAAGGGTGAGGAACAGCAGGTTAACCAGCACAAGGATAAAGCTGAAGGTGAACATGTTTTTCTGTGCTTCTTTCAAGGTCCGGCAACTGAGGTTTTTCTGCATCATCTCCTGGTCGAGGCCGGTCATGGCAATGGTGATAAACATGCCGCTGAGAAATTGTTTGCCGAAAAATGTTTTGTCTTTCCAGTCGGTGAAGAAAACCTGTGTCATCTTCTTTTCACGGATGGCAGCCAGCATTTCCGCCGGTGAATATTGCAGATGCTGCAGGATGAGCACCACGGAAAGGATAAGCGCCAGCAACATACACGTGGTTTGAATCATGTCGGTCCAGACGATTGTTTTCACACCACCCTTGAAAGTATATACCAGTATCAGGAAGATGATGATGATGCCGGTTACGGCAAAAGGAATGTGCAGCGCGTCCAGCACGAAAACCTGCAGCACATTCACCACGAGGAAAACACGGATAGACGCGCCGAGCGTGCGCGAAAGGATAAAAAAGGATGAACCGGTCTTATAGGTAACGTTACCGAACCGTTGCTGCAGGTAACTGTAAATAGAAGTCAGGTTGAGCCTGTAGTACAATGG
This genomic interval carries:
- a CDS encoding sodium:solute symporter: MSAGLILGVAFTYFLLLMVIAWYTSRGADAHSFFIGNKKSKWYIVAYGMIGTSLSGVTFMSVPGEVGVKQFAYMQIVFGYLFGYFVIALVLLPLYYRLNLTSIYSYLQQRFGNVTYKTGSSFFILSRTLGASIRVFLVVNVLQVFVLDALHIPFAVTGIIIIFLILVYTFKGGVKTIVWTDMIQTTCMLLALILSVVLILQHLQYSPAEMLAAIREKKMTQVFFTDWKDKTFFGKQFLSGMFITIAMTGLDQEMMQKNLSCRTLKEAQKNMFTFSFILVLVNLLFLTLGAVLFVFAEKTGFAIPAQTDQLFPAVALNQLGEVAGLIFLIGLISALYPSADGALTALTSAFCIDILGLRDRNDWDEKKKTRVRYTVHLSFAVIFLLCILYFKSHNSSSVISTILTIAGYTYGPLLGLYAFGMFTQKTIRDGWSPLICIVSPIICYYVNLHSTEWFNGYQLGFEVLVLNGLLTFLGLLAIARRQNKNPERRLAD